A genomic window from Vitis riparia cultivar Riparia Gloire de Montpellier isolate 1030 chromosome 18, EGFV_Vit.rip_1.0, whole genome shotgun sequence includes:
- the LOC117906256 gene encoding signal peptidase complex-like protein DTM1: MADDALLRSSLIWLAAVIVLVGLYTHSFKKMMVTYLMGLFAIAGILLPDWDFFDRPFSQWLSPFSVDAMDSNPPHRSTSKRFRIYPLRLVIYAAVYGFAVYKWWMFVSN, encoded by the exons ATGGCTGACGACGCCCTTCTCAGGTCCTCGCTGATTTGGTTGGCAGCTGTTATAGTGTTAGTCGGACTTTACACTCACTCATTCAAAAAGATGATGGTCACTTACCTCATGGGTCTGTTTGCAATTGCCGGTATTCTTTTGCCTGATTGGGATTTCTTCGATCGTCCCTTCTCTCAGTGGCTCTCTCCTTTTTCTGTTGATGCCATGGATTCTAATCCTCCTCACCGTTCCACATCAAAGAG GTTTAGAATCTATCCTCTTAGACTTGTTATTTACGCCGCGGTTTACGGGTTTGCTGTGTACAAGTGGTGGATGTTTGTGTCAAACTGA